The nucleotide window GGAGCCATAGGAGCAGTATTGGGAGGTATTATCGGTGGTGTTGCAGGTAATGTTATCGGTAACAAAATGGATAAGCAGGCTAGAGATATTAAAGAAACTTTACCAGGTGCTCAGGTAGAAAGAGTAGGAGACGGTATTAAAGTAACCATGAATGAAAGTATTGTTAACTTTGCTTTCGACTCTTCAAACCTTACTTCTGTTGCACAGACCAACCTTGATAAATTAGCTGAAGTATTGGCTAATAACCCGGATACTAATATCAATATCTACGGTCACACAGACAGCAAAGGTTCGGATGATTACAACCTTAAGCTTTCTCAAAGAAGAGCTGATGCTGTAAAAGCATATTTAACAGGGAAAGGAATTGCATCAAGCAGAATGTTTACAAAAGGTGAAGGTGAAGCAATGCCTGTAGCAAGCAATGATACAGAAGAAGGAAGAGCTAAAAACAGAAGAGTAGAGTTTGCTATTACAGCTAATGAAAAAATGATTAATGATGCCAAACAAGGGCAATAGTTAATTTAATATATAAATATTTTCGTAAAAGACCGCCCCGGCGGTTTTTTTTGTATTTTTATGCTAGCAATTTTGAATTTATTATTTTTGTATTTGAAATAACATAAATGAAGAAATATTTAAAGCTGCTCCGTGTGGAGCAATGGGTGAAAAACCTTTTTGTATTTGTCCCTCTGTTTTTTTCAGGTAATATTACCAATATGGATCTGCTTGTTAAGAGCATTTTTGCCTTCTTAATATTTTCCCTTGCGGCCAGTGTTGTATATATCCTGAATGATTATAATGATATTGAAGCAGACAAAAAGCACCCTGAAAAAAGGAGAAGACCGCTGGCTAGCGGAGCTATTTCAAAATCAAAAGCGATAGGCATTCTTATAGGCCTTATCATTGCTGATATCGGTCTTGTATTCTTCACGCAACTTTATTTCCATGAAATACTTTGGAAGTTTGCAACCATCATCGGATTTTATGTGGTAATGAATCTTGCCTATACATTCAGGCTTAAGCATGTACCTATTATTGATATTTTTATTATTGCCATAGGATTTGTATTACGGGTTCTGGCAGGTGGTTACATTACTGGAATCAGTATTTCGCAATGGGCGATTCTTTTGACATTTGTATTGGCGTTGGTACTGGCAATCGGGAAAAGAAGAGGTGAACTTATCAATGCTCAGGTTTCAGGAAAAACAAGAAAGGCATTGGATGGCTATAACGTGCAGTTTGCAGATATTGCCTTATCCATTTCTATTACGCTGGCCATAGTATGCTACCTGATGTTTACCCTGTCTCCGGAAGTTCAGGAAAGATTTCATGAAAGAGTTTTTTATACAGTAATTTTCGTAGTGTTCGCATTGTTAAGATATCTTCAGCAGACGCTTGTTTACAACAGAACGGAGTCTCCTACAAAAATTGTTTACAGAGACCGTTATATACAGGTTACTTTATTACTTTGGGTAGTTGCATTTTTAATTCAAATTTATTTTAAGAAATGAAGCCTAATTTCACACAGAAAGTTACGAACTGGGGAAATTTCCCGGTAGTAGAGAAAGAAATGAGATCTGAGGACAGTTTCAAAAAAATAAAAGAATTTGTACTCAGCCACAACGAGATTATTGCAAGAGGAAACGGAAGATGTTATGGTGATGCTTCACTGGGAGAATCCATATTTTCAACGAAGAAATTAAATAAATTCATCAGCTTTGACCGTTTAAACGGTGTAATAGAGTGTGAATCCGGAGTGCTTCTTTCAGATGTGCTGGAAATAGCTGTTCCGCAAGGATACTTTCTTTATGTTACTCCCGGGACAAAATTTGTATCAGTAGGAGGTGCTATTGCTTCAGATGTTCACGGGAAAAATCATCACGCGGAAGGATGCTTTTCAGAATATGTCATTGAATTTAAACTTATGACCGAGAATGGTGAAATTATTACCTGTTCCCGGGAAGAAAATTCAGACAGATTCTGGTCAACCATTGGTGGGATGGGACTTACGGGAATTATTCTTACCGCAAAATTTAAACTTAAAAATATAGAATCTGCTTATATCCGTCAGGAAAGCATAAAAGCAGACAACCTGGATGAAATATTCAGACTGTTTGACGAAAGTGAAAACTGGACCTATACCGTTGCATGGATTGACTGTCTTCAGAAAGGAAAAAATATTGGCAGAAGTATCCTGATGAGAGGAGAGCATGCTTTCCAGCATGAACTTCCACAGAACTTTTCAAAAACTCCTTTGAGGCTGAAGAAGAAATTTTCTCCTACAGTTCCGTTTTATTTTCCGGGGTTTGTATTGAATGCGCTTACTGTAAAAATTTTCAACTGGCTGTATTATAAAAAGCAATCTAAAAAAGAAGTAAAAAACTTCATCGATTACGAGACATTTTTCTACCCTTTGGATGCAATCAATGACTGGAATAAAATCTATGGAAAATCCGGTTTTATCCAGTATCAGATGGTAATCCCTAAAGAAACAGGAAAAGAGGGAATGAAAAGAATCCTTGAAACAATTGCTAAAAGTGGAAACGGATCTTTCTTAGCTGTGTTAAAACTTTTTGGGAAAAATAATCCACAGGCTTACAACTCATTCCCTGTAGAAGGGTATACATTGGCGCTGGATTTTAAAGTCAATTCAAAGTTGAAAAAGCTGGTAGATCAGCTGGATGCTATTGTTCAGGAGTTCGGAGGAAGGATTTACCTTACCAAAGACAGTATGAGCAGATCATCGCTAACAAGTTACCTCAAAAATATTCAAAACCCTAAATTTGTGTCATTACAGCACAAAAGAATCATAAATAATAACTCATAATGATAGTTCTGGGAAGTACATCCGAAGTGGCACAGGCTTTTGTGGAAAAAGCACTTCAGGAAGGAGAAAAGTTTGAAAAAATTTATCTTTTTACCTCAAATAAAGAAACTACAGAGCGTTTTGCAAGACATATTGATGTAAAGTTTCTGCAGCAGGCAGAAGTCATTGATCTGGATCTGACAAAAGAAATTGATTACAACAGATTCGATCATATCAATTCAAATGTATTATTTTGTGCCGTAGGATATTTAGGGGAAGGAACAGAAGAAGGATTGTA belongs to Chryseobacterium gleum and includes:
- a CDS encoding OmpA family protein, which codes for MKFTKTYVGALFLSSALLLTSCEAVQNSNHQQRGTAVGVASGAVLGGILGNNVGKGGNGAIGAVLGGIIGGVAGNVIGNKMDKQARDIKETLPGAQVERVGDGIKVTMNESIVNFAFDSSNLTSVAQTNLDKLAEVLANNPDTNINIYGHTDSKGSDDYNLKLSQRRADAVKAYLTGKGIASSRMFTKGEGEAMPVASNDTEEGRAKNRRVEFAITANEKMINDAKQGQ
- a CDS encoding decaprenyl-phosphate phosphoribosyltransferase, with the protein product MKKYLKLLRVEQWVKNLFVFVPLFFSGNITNMDLLVKSIFAFLIFSLAASVVYILNDYNDIEADKKHPEKRRRPLASGAISKSKAIGILIGLIIADIGLVFFTQLYFHEILWKFATIIGFYVVMNLAYTFRLKHVPIIDIFIIAIGFVLRVLAGGYITGISISQWAILLTFVLALVLAIGKRRGELINAQVSGKTRKALDGYNVQFADIALSISITLAIVCYLMFTLSPEVQERFHERVFYTVIFVVFALLRYLQQTLVYNRTESPTKIVYRDRYIQVTLLLWVVAFLIQIYFKK
- a CDS encoding FAD-binding oxidoreductase, which gives rise to MKPNFTQKVTNWGNFPVVEKEMRSEDSFKKIKEFVLSHNEIIARGNGRCYGDASLGESIFSTKKLNKFISFDRLNGVIECESGVLLSDVLEIAVPQGYFLYVTPGTKFVSVGGAIASDVHGKNHHAEGCFSEYVIEFKLMTENGEIITCSREENSDRFWSTIGGMGLTGIILTAKFKLKNIESAYIRQESIKADNLDEIFRLFDESENWTYTVAWIDCLQKGKNIGRSILMRGEHAFQHELPQNFSKTPLRLKKKFSPTVPFYFPGFVLNALTVKIFNWLYYKKQSKKEVKNFIDYETFFYPLDAINDWNKIYGKSGFIQYQMVIPKETGKEGMKRILETIAKSGNGSFLAVLKLFGKNNPQAYNSFPVEGYTLALDFKVNSKLKKLVDQLDAIVQEFGGRIYLTKDSMSRSSLTSYLKNIQNPKFVSLQHKRIINNNS